The sequence below is a genomic window from Oreochromis niloticus isolate F11D_XX linkage group LG3, O_niloticus_UMD_NMBU, whole genome shotgun sequence.
ccttttctggactatcattgttttactctcatcctcaatttcggacccgtaacagtCTCTAAAAAGTTTACACTTTTTGAGTGGATGTGGTTTTTTGTGGATTGGGCACTGGCGATCTGGTTCCTCCATGTTCTTTGGACTGAGATTATTCTGGTCGGGCTCTGCCATAATGTCCATTTTGTGTGCTGACACAGTAGGTTTGCGACTATATGACCTCAGTTTTTCTGTGGGAGAAGGGACATGGGTGTTGGCCTTGGACATAGCAAAGCTTGGGTCATTCCTCATTTTCGCTTGCCGTTGGACAAATTGTGTGAAAACTGAGAAAGGAGGAAATGACACACTATGAGTCTCCTTGTACTCTGTTCCTACAGTTGTCCACCTTTCCTGTAGGTTGAAAGGAAGTTTATCCACTATTTGCCTGACTCCTCTGGCTGTGTCGAGGTAAGCAAGTCCTGGGAGTGCGAGATCTTGTTTAGCACACTGTAGCTCCAATAAGATGTCACTAAGTTCTTGCAGCTTaacattgtctttatttgtGAGTTTAGGAAAGTCCTCTACATTTTTTAAGAGTGCGTCCTCAATAGCCTCCGGTGAGCCATAGCCCTCTTCAAGGCGTTGCCAGACCATCTTCGCACCTGCAGCAGGATTGAGGGTGTGCACAGCACGAATCCGCTTAGCCTGTTCGGATGATGTTGGACCCAACCATTTTGTTAGCAAGTCTAATTCCTCTCTTGGAGACAAATTTAGGTCTTTGGTTGCGCTGATGAATGAGGTTTTCCATGCCCAATAGTTTTCAGGTTTGTCATCAAATTGCAAAAGACCTGTGCTGACTAGTTCTTTGCGAATTAGGTATTTTGCAAACTGTTGCGTTTCACTTGCTTCAGGTAAGCAGTTGTTAAGGTTGGGGGTGTGCTTTGTGGAGTTGGACCAGTACGTGTCGACTACACATGTGTTCACTGTTTGCTcctgtttcctttctctgtttACAGGGGGTGGTTTCGTCTGAGTGTTTGGTTATAAACGGATTAGTTATTTGTGTACTGTCTTGTACATCTACTTCATTGTCATTCCCTTTAGGAAGCTGTGCTGGGTCGTGCTGAGTGTCTGGGTAGAGTAACTCACATTGTTGTTGAACATATTCGTTAGTGCGGTGCACTGCACTGATGGGCTCAACTTCCTCACAGAGTTCTCCGTAGAGCTCCCCGCTTTGAATCTCTGCTTCTTCATAGGCTGAAGCCTCTGCTTCAGCTGCGGCTATTGCTTTTTGGCACTGGAGGACATGTAGATGAGCATCCAGTTCAGCTCTCTGTTTCATTGcattagcttccttttcagcgAAGGCCAGTTGAGCTCGTGCTGCTTGAGCTTTGGCGTAGGCCCTTGCAGCTGCAGAAGCTGTTGATGAGGATGTCCGTTGAGACCGCCTTGTCGATGTTCTGGATTTCTGCGACTTGGTGTCGAATGGCTGAGACTGTTGCTGCATTGTAGCTGATTGAGTGGCGATGTCTGGTTGCTGTTCACCACCGGCTGCTTCGTCTAGCTCTTCAGCAGCGTAGTCTTTTAGATAATTTCTTCCTGAGCGTAGACTCATGTTGCTTAAAGTAGCTCTGTATGCTTGAACCCGCTGAGTAGGCGTCTTTTTACTGTGCTGCCCTCACGACATGTGACCATGTGAAGCTAGACAGCCAGCGAACAAAATAGATGAGATCTTCCACACAAGGCTtgcttttcttgcttttaatgAAGATCTTTTGAAGCCTTATCCTCTCTCAAGGCTTCTCCTTTCTATTTCTTATTTGTAACTGaaatatacagaatatgaaaataaattgcTAGCTAATACACATCTTAATGACAACTTAATGATTAGCCTAGCTTAACACGTGCGTTACATTAGCATCACAGTTAACTCCAGGTAAACACATATAAAAGTTATTTCTGAACACATTAATACTTACAAAGACGAACGTTTCCCAAGGTACAAGCGTGTAGGGCACTTATAACGTGTACATGAACTTATTCACTCTTTTAATACTGCCGAAGCACTTTTCACAGCGTTCACAGAGAAAAAACGTCAAAGATAGGTTAATGATCAGAGCGCTCCCTCGCTCCCATTTCCGCACATACAATACAAAGATAGCTTGCGACTAAGACGTCTCACTCTGAGCAAATTTCAAACCCAcacattttaactgtttttagcATTAATCACATAATATTTCTTAACTTTGAACTTATTTATCACCTTGCTTACGTAACTTAGTCAGACTATGCACTAACTACTGACTTTTGACCAAAAGGCATAACAAGCATTAAGCTCCACAGCCTGGTTCTGACCAAGCCTTTCCTCGTTAGCGAGTAAAAGACCggttgaagatgttctgttttgttttcttcatgaggaataagtctctaaactagcggGGCCTGTGGAAGCACAGACTCAACAATTATCACACCAGTGCGGTGTGGGTCCAGCTTTTCAGATCTAATTAACATTAAATCACTCAAAAAGATCCTCTGGAAAAGAATACAATTGTTAGAACAGAGTTCATCAAACAGTGCATTTTACAGCAAAATGAAAGcgagcaaagcaaagcaaagcaaacccCGGGGTGAAGAGCCTTAAAGCATAAAcagcaaagacacacaaaatgacagaccaaaaaaaaaacttggggCATTTTAGACCCtcctttatatacagtcatgtgagtcctattttgtttattttgtcctATTTTTATAGGACACCCCATTAAATAATCAGCTCTTTATTATGAACTGTTCACATATCAATTTccaatcatgttttttttttatgtattactGGAAATGAAAGTGACTTAATTGCAATTCATTAAAATTGATATTAAATATCCATATgtccaaatatattttaaaatacaaaggCTTTCATAGGGTGTCCTAATTTTCTCACATGACTGTACATAACTTTCTGGAACTACCCCATAACCTGAGCACTAGTCTTATATCCATCATTTTGAATTGTGTCCCGTTGTCAGTTTTATGGCCTAAGTGAGTCCAAGAGCAGTTAACAGTTAAGAAATTTGACAGTTTTGTCAGGTGGGTTGGCCAGAAGTACACTACTATCTATGCTAACAAATGGTTTTCCTCACCTTCTGGCAGCTGAGGTGAGAAAACAGAATCCCTGTTGCATCCCCTGTGGTCCGGTTTGTTTACTGTATAGGCAAAGAAAGGGCTGGACAGTACACTGGGCAATAAAGATGAACGCCGAGAAAGGGTCCCATGTGCACACTTAGCAGCGCCAAGCTGAAATAACCCTATGTTTGGACTTGTAACAGTTGGCCATAACACAATTAAAGGTTACTTATTGATCCCAATTACTACCTTTTCAAACACTATATAGTATACAGTATACAGTGCTAAACACACTGCTGCTATTCTTTTGATCTTGAATGAATTGGAAAACATGCTACAGGAATTAGTTGTTTTGATAATGGTTAATCTTTGATTTGGTAAAAAGATTAAAGTGAAAAGTGTTTGTTGCGAATTTGAGTTCTCAATTATGGGATTAAAACCAAAAAATCATCATTAAAACCATGTCATCATGATTTTTATTTGAAGTTTGTATATTTACTACAGCTGGCAGCAGAAATCCTGAAATGTAACATCACATTAAGAATTCTATTTTAACATTCTAAGAcccaaagcattaaaaaaatagacaGAATATTCAGATTTTTTGGAACTGAGATGTTTAATAATCCTTATAACAAAATCCTCAATTTTTTTTGCTATATCATGTTGTGTATgatacatttttattatatatttattatatattttttgaatCACAGTAGGCTGTTATAAGTTAAACAATGAGGAGATCAGTTCTACAGAAATGGTGACATTTCACTTCTTGAAAGATATTATAGTTTCACTTGAGTTGATACATCAAATCAGCACCCACAGAGCTGTCTGCATCACATTGgacatttttccatctttaTTCTATTTGTATAAAATTAtctatttttttgtgttgttgtttaacAATAAACCATACAAAATCTAATGttgtaaaaacacaaatgtaAGGACAAGAAATGCATCATTGCCAAAACAAGACCCCCACCCCCATTAACTTTATTCACAATATTCTATTTTGTTGAAATGTTCTAATTGTTCAAACATGTTAATTTCGTTAGATCTATATAcattgcccaccgatgccttcttgggAGATGCctccaagggtggtggagaatgaaaGCTGAgttcctgtgggacttccagatacagacggacaaatgGTGGTCGCTAACCAAcaggacatagtggtggtagacaaacagtaAAAGACGGccatagtgatagatgtagcggttccgaatgacaccaacatcagaaagaaggaacaaaaGAAGCtcaagaaataccaagggctcagagaagaactctagaaaatgtggagggtgaaggtaacggtggtcccaagctaggcgagtggctccaggaGATCCCAGtagtgcagtcctaggaacagctaagatactgcgcaggaccctcaagctcccaggcctctggtgtgtgtgtgtatgtgtgtatatatatatatatatatatatatatatatatatatatatatatgtatatatatatatatatatatatatatatatatatacggcgctggcacggctggcagccttaacccaatttccctcggcatgaataaagtatgatcaatcaatcaatcagtcaatcaatatatatgtgtgtgtgtgtgtgtgtgtgtgtgtgttcctcgCACTGGACTTGCATTTATACAAAACTTTTCACTGACTTACAGTGCATTAACACTGTAGTGAAAAACTAAATAATGACATCTGTTTATTGGGTTTTATTTCATAACTTAGTTTAGGACTTGAATAAGTCTTGATTGATTTTGTGACTCAGGTATTTATTTGAAGTTCGACTAACTCTTGATAGAAAGTTTGTCCTCTAGAAGGTTTCATGTTAGTGCAGATCAGTTGTGTCTCTGAGACATTTAacatcaggttttttctctttttgttgtttctcaaaataaaacaaagagcagCACAAACAACCAATACAGACGATGATATTCCCATTCCCAGTCCAACACGACCAGACCTGTCTTTACTCTCTTGAGGTGGAATTAAAGATGGTTGTGGAGTTTGAGGATTTTCAACAATGGctataaaggaaaaacaaaaaaatcattgtTAATCATCATAATGGTTGCTGGCATGTAGATTACACAAATTACAAAATCCTCAACTTCAAAAAGTctacacaaatacacatgaCAGTCAGTGTTACAGATAACCAACTATTAGAAAAGAAATTCTGTTAAATCAACTTACGAATAACACTGAGTCTGCAACCCGCAAAACCAGAGCCCTTATCTACCCTCACTGTACAGTTGTACAGACCAGAGTCATTAGTCCTGAGTGTGGACAGTTGAAGTCTGATTCGTCCTTCTCTGATGGCATCTCTGTCACTCTGGACTCGTCCTGAAAACTTTTTCGACACTGATAACTCAACACCATCATAGAAATGATACAAGTCTGAGATTTCGCTATCAGTCATTTGAAAACATTGAATAAAAAGGTAGCTCCAGGAGATGTAAGGTGTGGTGGTGAACGTCCactccagtgtgatgttgtggttCTCCTCTGCCCGATAGAAGGTCTGTGTCACATTCACTACAAATGATTCTGTTGAGGacacagagagggaaagagaagagCAGACACACTAAGACCTGGAACAGGCTAAAAGCAGCAAAGGTGATTTGAGCAGCAAAACTCTATTAAGTCAAGTTAAATAacccacacagtttaaaagataATCAGATTTGAGAAAGAAAGTCAACTCAACTTACTAGTGACCTCGAGTTCACTGCTGGCAGAGCCAGATCCATAATCTGTTTTCACACGACACGTGTACATGCCCGAGTCCTCAGTCCTGAGTCTGGACAGTTGAAGTTTAATTCGTCCTTCTCTGAGGGCATCTTTGTCACTCTGGACGCGTcctaaaaacctttcatcttgAGACACTGACACCTCAACAACATCACGTATATGATACTGGATTTTGTTACTGAAAATTTCATGGACTTTGCCACTACTTTTCTGGTCACAGttgataaaaatgtatttggGGTCAGGTTTGGTTGTGAACGTCCactccagtgtgatgttgtggttCTCCTCTGCCTGATAGGAGGTCTGTGTCACATTTACTATAAATGAtcctgttgaggagacagagagagagagaggagcagacacacTGAGAACTGTAACAAATATCTTATTGAGCTTTAATTGGAGTCCATAGCCGTAAACTAACCAGAGACACATGaggtgaggatgatgagcagcaggATCCTGCAGATCATCTTCTCCCTGTGAGAGGAGACAGAAGTGAAGAGTCAATATGTGAGatcaaatgaaaacagaaagcaaAATAGAGCCGataacagagaaaaaacacagtTCCCGGGGTCTCCCACATGAAAGCAGTGGCGacaaaacagttcagggggctgACCACGTAGGAAACGCAGCAGCGGTGGCGAATCAAATCCGGCAGACAACCATGTGGGAAGCGGTGGGGAATAAAATCTGGAGGTTGACCATGGAGGAAGCTACGGCGGCAGCAAAAAAGGTCTGGCTGGCCCGAATTAGCCGAACAATGCACAGACTCTGGGTTGACAGGTTCAAAAAATTGTAATTCCTGGCTCGGAAAGAGCAGAACAATAACAGACTTCAAAAACCATCACCAAATATTGCCATCAGTGATAACGGTTCACGCTATAACTATAAAGAATATACTGATTATGACTTTGAGCAAAGGACTTCAAATCAGACAAACAGTGTAGGTGAAAAATGTGTCTAGATTGTGAGTCAGTTGTTAAAAAAAGGCAAGTAAATTTGATCCTTATTTAAATGCTGACAAAGCAGAAGTTGGCATAcatcaaaaagaaagagaaagattaTTATAACAGGTCAACCAGAGCCTGAAGCTATTTGTCAGTGCTAGTGCAATGTTAATGTTCTCCAAGAAGTTGCATGAGGGTCACATAAAGTGAGAGTTACAAACTCACTGCATTCTTTTATAAACAGTGCATTCACCTAAGggatttaaataataataagtaaGGGAAAAAGTCACCAAATGAAGCTTTAACAGCAGCTGTTCTGAGGAGATCAGCAAGACAAAGCCAGATAAATTACATCAGGAACGATCAAGACACCCTCTGCATGTGAATGTGTGGCGTTtaacttttgatttttttatgaaCAGAAGGAAAAAGGTGAAGAGCCAGAGAATATGGAAAAGGAAGATTATGAATATAATTATTAAAAGTTTTTTGGTTCTATAATTATAAGGagtagaatatttttttttatatgttatCAAAGAGAACAACAGTATtttacattcaaaaacaaaatgtaattaataaCTTTAAGGCATTAATAAGTGTTTCTTATTAAAGCGACAACAAAAAACTCTACCTTTTCCACATTGTTCATAAAGCATCTGATGCTGAAAATTCAAAAAAGGTCAGAAAGGCTTTAATAGGAAAAATACATAATCAGTAATGGCTATGAATTGCATATTGAATTACTTCCTTTCTATTCATAAAGTATGTGTCACAAactggctgtgtgcaggcaggcgaGGACCCAAGTTTAGTCCTCATGGCAACAAaaactcaaactcaaaatacagctttattgaACGGCAAAAAGGCGATACACAGACTAAACTGGGAACTACTATACTTAGggggaaacacagagagagacaaacgGCTAAGAGGGAGGACACGACACAGACCTGAGGAAGAcgctgacataaatacacagaaagatAACGAGGGAAGCTGGAGCACAGCTGCGatggataataataatgagacaGGGGAAGAGCAAACACAATATGATACATagggagacacagagggcaaagacacgaggggaaatctaataaacaatactgaaaaaaacaacctaGGAACCACAGAATAACCACAGAGTACAAGTGAACCTAAAAACAATATAGAAAGaccaaaaatgcacaaaaacccaaaacactgggtcaagtg
It includes:
- the LOC102080154 gene encoding uncharacterized protein LOC102080154; translation: MICRILLLIILTSCVSGSFIVNVTQTSYQAEENHNITLEWTFTTKPDPKYIFINCDQKSSGKVHEIFSNKIQYHIRDVVEVSVSQDERFLGRVQSDKDALREGRIKLQLSRLRTEDSGMYTCRVKTDYGSGSASSELEVTKSFVVNVTQTFYRAEENHNITLEWTFTTTPYISWSYLFIQCFQMTDSEISDLYHFYDGVELSVSKKFSGRVQSDRDAIREGRIRLQLSTLRTNDSGLYNCTVRVDKGSGFAGCRLSVIPIVENPQTPQPSLIPPQESKDRSGRVGLGMGISSSVLVVCAALCFILRNNKKRKNLMLNVSETQLICTNMKPSRGQTFYQELVELQINT